A single genomic interval of Juglans regia cultivar Chandler chromosome 1, Walnut 2.0, whole genome shotgun sequence harbors:
- the LOC108988191 gene encoding plastidic glucose transporter 4-like: protein MQASTCVVKGGIGFGAQNRTKVLKGFGEFGKPSLGLGMTERTACSVLRLSSTPMKDTLTSARLGVNGVFRSSVKPRSVKAQASDDLENVDSLVPQSKSSGTVLPYVGVACLGAILFGYHLGVVNGALEYLSKDLGISENTVLQGWIVSTLLAGATVGSFTGGALADKFGRTRTFQLDVIPLAIGAFLCATAQSVQTMIIGRLLAGIGIGVTSAIVPLYISEISPTEIRGALGSVNQLFICIGILAALVAGLPLAGNPLWWRTMFGIAIVPSILLALGMAFSPESPRWLFQQGKIPEAEKSIKTLFGKERVAEVMQDLRAAGQGSVEPEAGWFDLFSSRYWKVVSVGAALFLFQQLAGINAVVYYSTSVFRSAGIASDVAASALVGAANVFGTAVASSLMDSQGRKSLLITSFSGMATSMLLLSLSFTWKVLAPYSGTLAVLGTVLYVLSFSLGAGPVPALLLPEIFASRIRAKAVALSLGMHWISNFVIGLYFLSFVNKFGISSVYLGFATVCLLGVLYIAGNVVETKGRSLEEIERALNPAI from the exons ATGCAGGCGTCAACGTGTGTAGTTAAAGGAGGCATCGGCTTTGGGGCCCAAAACCGCACAAAGGTTTTAAAGGGTTTTGGTGAATTTGGGAAACCAAGTCTAGGATTGGGAATGACAGAGAGGACTGCCTGCAGTGTTCTACGCCTCAGTTCGACCCCTATGAAGGACACACTCACTAGTGCAAGACTGGGTGTTAATGGCGTTTTCAGGTCCTCGGTCAAGCCCAGATCAGTCAAGGCTCAGGCTTCTG ATGATCTTGAGAATGTTGATTCCTTGGTGCCTCAGAGCAAATCTTCTGGAACTGTTTTGCCATATGTTGGTGTTGCTTGTTTGGGAGCCATTTTGTTTGGTTACCATCTTGG GGTTGTAAATGGTGCTCTTGAGTACCTCTCCAAGGATCTTGGGATATCTGAAAACACTGTGTTACAAG GATGGATTGTCAGCACGCTTCTTGCTGGAGCCACCGTTGGCTCATTTACTGGGGGAGCATTGGCTGACAAGTTTGGTAGAACAAGAACGTTTCAATTAGATGTCATACCGCTGGCAATTGGAGCATTTCTTTG TGCTACAGCCCAGAGTGTGCAAACCATGATAATTGGCCGCTTACTTGCTGGCATTGGAATTGGTGTTACATCTGCTATTGTGCCTCTTTACATATCTGAG ATCTCACCAACTGAAATTCGTGGTGCGCTTGGATCTGTGAACCAGCTATTTATATGTATTGGGATTCTTGCAGCATTGGTGGCTGGATTACCTTTAGCAGGAAACCctttatg gtGGAGGACAATGTTTGGTATTGCAATTGTACCCTCTATTCTGTTGGCATTAGGAATGGCATTTTCTCCAGAAAGTCCTCGGTGGCTTTTTCAG CAAGGAAAAATTCCTGAGGCTGAAAAGTCTATCAAAACTCTATTTGGGAAAGAAAGAGTTGCTGAGGTTATGCAGGATTTAAGAGCGGCAGGTCAAGGTTCTGTGGAACCTGAGGCAGGGTGGTTTGATCTGTTTAGTAGCCGCTATTGGAAAG TTGTTAGTGTTGGTGCAGCACTTTTCTTGTTCCAGCAGTTGGCTGGAATAAATGCTGTGGTCTATTATTCAACTTCTGTGTTTCGGAGTGCTGGAATTGCCTCCGATGTTGCAGCAAGTGCTCTTGTTGGGGCAGCTAATGTCTTTG GCACAGCTGTTGCATCATCCTTGATGGACAGTCAAGGAAGGAAAAGTCTTCTAATCACAAGCTTTAGTGGAAtg GCCACTTCAATGTTGCTGCTTTCTCTGTCCTTTACTTGGAAGGTCCTGGCACCATACTCCGGCACCCTTGCTGTTCTTGGAACTGTTCT CTATGTACTGTCCTTTTCACTTGGTGCTGGTCCTGTGCCTGCTCTACTTCTACCGGAGATATTTGCTTCCAGAATCAGAGCAAAAGCAGTTGCTTTGTCGCTAGGCATGCATTGG ATCTCCAACTTCGTCATTGGCCTTTATTTCTTGAGCTTTGTTAACAAGTTTGGAATCAGCTCGGTGTATTTGGGATTTGCAACTGTCTGTCTTCTTGGTGTCCTTTACATAGCTGGTAATGTGGTGGAAACAAAGGGGCGATCATTGGAGGAAATAGAGCGTGCTCTCAACCCTGCAAtttga
- the LOC108987934 gene encoding uncharacterized protein LOC108987934, translating into MKNSRCDAMVMEKKEEPEEDDRREAVIASAPSLQSNFEPKGGITQAQLSKFQELHRRRLQIKSKTKTKKTSRGSGGRNGKSHSKDIVQDCADEDSTIAIEESGVSDSERHNNKNNSSFQQNNLATPIGSKQRQKLHWGLDTKERWERKANM; encoded by the exons atgaaaaattcaAGATGCGACGCCATGGTgatggagaagaaagaagagccGGAAGAGGACGATAGAAGGGAAGCAGTCATAGCATCGGCTCCGTCATTGCAATCCAATTTCGAGCCGAAAggaggcatcacccaagctcaGCTTTCCAAGTTTCAA GAATTGCACAGGAGGCGTTTACAGATAAAATCAAAAACAAAGACTAAGAAGACATCAAGAG GAAGTGGTGGCAGGAATGGAAAATCTCACAGCAAAGACATTGTCCAGGATTGTGCTGATGAAGATTCAACTATAGCAATTGAAGAGTCCGGTGTTTCCGACTCTGAAAGacacaataacaaaaacaattcCTCCTTTCAGCAGAACAATTTAGCTACTCCTATTGGATCAAAGCAGCGCCAAAAGTTACATTGGGG GCTTGACACAAAAGAGAGGTGGGAAAGGAAAGCGAACATGTAA